One part of the Gossypium raimondii isolate GPD5lz chromosome 1, ASM2569854v1, whole genome shotgun sequence genome encodes these proteins:
- the LOC105785773 gene encoding AAA-ATPase At3g50940, translated as MFSLKNIPSTSSILSTYTTFTASAMLIRSMATEVQAIINQLIPEQLRNLLLSKLGGLYSNPSSQMTLLINDYDGYSINELYEASHTYLQTKITPSMKRLKVSKAPRDKKVIVNIHKGQKVVDMYEGIQVKWEMTCVDTKDDEQGKVEIRVLELSFHNKFMETVINSYLPYVTERSKAIKEENKAVKLFSLGNFCGDYDGAWGSTNLDHPATFDKLAMDPAVKKELVDDLDRFVRRRDYYKRVGKAWKRGYLLYGPPGTGKSSLIAAIANYLKFDIYDLELTSVSSNSQLRGLLVSTRNRSMLVIEDIDCSIELQNRQAGPGGYGQGTNDELTLSGLLNFIDGLWSSCGDERIIVFTTNHKEKIDPALLRPGRMDMHIHMSYCTPSAFRVLASNYLCITNHDLFNEIDQLMLEVEVTPAQVAEELMKSEDTDIALQGLINFLRDRKLKSENCNSGGREADLEEQNESKARERVCAIDKIGKINKKPIRKRKYGNKRKN; from the exons ATGTTTTCTCTCAAAAACATCCCCTCAACATCATCAATCCTCTCAACATATACCACATTCACAGCATCAGCCATGCTGATTCGAAGCATGGCTACCGAGGTTCAAGCCATAATCAATCAGCTCATTCCAGAACAACTCCGGAACTTGTTACTGTCAAAACTTGGAGGCCTTTATTCAAACCCTTCTTCCCAAATGACTCTCCTCATCAATGACTACGATGGCTACAGCATCAATGAACTGTACGAAGCTTCCCACACCTACTTACAGACAAAAATCACGCCATCGATGAAGAGGCTTAAGGTTTCCAAGGCTCCAAGAGACAAAAAGGTAATTGTAAACATACACAAAGGTCAAAAGGTTGTTGACATGTATGAAGGAATCCAAGTCAAGTGGGAAATGACATGTGTTGATACAAAAGATGATGAGCAAGGGAAGGTTGAAATTAGAGTGCTTGAGCTCAGTTTTCACAATAAATTCATGGAAACTGTGATAAATTCTTACTTGCCATATGTAACGGAGAGGTCCAAAGCcatcaaagaagaaaataaagcgGTGAAACTCTTTTCACTTGGAAACTTTTGTGGAGACTACGATGGAGCATGGGGATCAACCAATCTTGACCATCCAGCAACATTTGATAAACTGGCAATGGATCCCGCTGTCAAAAAAGAGTTAGTCGACGACTTGGACAGATTTGTTCGAAGAAGAGACTACTACAAAAGAGTAGGAAAAGCATGGAAACGTGGCTACTTACTGTATGGTCCTCCAGGAACAGGCAAGTCGAGCTTGATTGCTGCCATCGCTAACTACCTAAAATTCGACATCTATGACCTCGAACTCACGAGCGTTTCCAGCAACTCACAGCTTCGAGGGTTGTTGGTTTCAACCAGAAATCGATCAATGCTTGTGATTGAGGATATTGATTGCAGCATTGAACTCCAGAATAGACAAGCTGGTCCTGGGGGATATGGGCAAGGTACTAACGACGAG TTAACTTTATCAGGGTTGCTTAATTTCATCGACGGGCTATGGTCAAGCTGTGGTGATGAGAGGATAATAGTGTTTACAACCAATCACAAAGAGAAGATAGACCCTGCTTTGCTAAGGCCAGGCCGCATGGACATGCATATCCACATGTCTTACTGCACCCCTAGTGCATTCAGGGTTCTTGCTTCCAATTATCTATGCATCACCAATCATGATCTGTTCAATGAAATTGATCAACTGATGTTGGAAGTAGAGGTAACTCCCGCACAAGTTGCAGAGGAGCTTATGAAGAGTGAAGACACAGATATTGCCCTTCAAGGACTCATCAACTTCCTCCGGGACAGGAAATTGAAATCTGAGAATTGTAATTCAGGCGGTAGAGAAGCAGATTTGGAAGAGCAAAATGAAAGCAAGGCCAGAGAAAGAGTTTGTGCAATTGATAAAATTGGTAAGATAAACAAGAAGCCaataagaaagagaaaatatggGAACAAGAGAAAAAATTGA